One genomic region from Cydia amplana chromosome Z, ilCydAmpl1.1, whole genome shotgun sequence encodes:
- the LOC134661138 gene encoding coatomer subunit beta' isoform X1 — protein sequence MFLKPLRLDIKRKLTARSDRVKCVDQHPTEPWLLCSLYNGDVNIWNYETQLQIKRFEVCMELRVRAAKFVPRKNWVVTGSDDMQIRVFNYNTLERIHSFEAHSDYVRCIAIHPTQPYILTCSDDLLIKLWNWDRNWACQQVFEGHTHYVMQIVINPKDNNTFASASLDTTVKVWQLGSSTSNFTLEGHEKGVNCVDYYHGGDKPYLISGADDHLVKIWDYQNKTCVQTLEGHAHNVSAVSFHPELPILLTGSEDGTVRIWHAGTYRLESSLNYGFERVWTISSMHGSNNVAIGYDEGTIMIKVGREEPAISMDVNGGKIIWAKHSEMQQVNLKALPEGTEMRDGERVPVVAKDMGSCEIYPQTIAHNPNGRFVVVCGDGEYIIYTAMALRNKAFGTAQEFVWAFDSSEYATLENSSTIKVFKNFKERKSFKPEYGAEGIFGGYMLGVKSISGMAFSFYDWEHLELIRRIEIQPRHVYWSESGSLVCLATDETYYVLRLNAAVVSRARASNTGITDDGIEDAFEVVGDVNEIVKTGLWVGDCFIYTNSLNRLNYYVGGEIVTISHLDHTMYILGYVAKENRLYLNDKELNVVSYSLLLSVLEYQTAVMRGDFETADRVLPTVPHEHRTRVAHFLEKQGFKQQALAVSTEPEHQFELALSLGELGRARALAEEAAAAEGVPSRTAAARWARLGAAAAAHADQDLTKTCYRKAQDYSALLLFAVSTADEALLEEVATLSAASGDDNIAFAANFTLNRLDACLQLLIARRRLPEAAFFARSYIPSKMVEVVKLWRESVGANNKRSGQSLADPENYENLFPEFAESLELERFQNEFGFEDSSQLAKYPSNWKQCNIDRDLGSEKAAAEQAGRWKRPERAAATPADDDKLAKAAHGPSSDSIVTKPTDSSSNHKDPLDIMDEIDKEIDGIALEDDEALELSSDESSFLRFDSSD from the exons atGTTTTTAAAGCCGTTGAGACTGGATATCAAAAGGAAGTTGACGGCGAGGTCGGACCGCGTCAAGTGCGTGGACCAGCACCCCACGGAGCCCTGGCTGTTGTGCTCGCTCTACAATGGTGACGTGAACATATGGAACTATGAGACTCAGCTGCAGATCAAGAGATTCGAG GTATGCATGGAATTACGTGTGCGCGCGGCCAAATTTGTACCCAGAAAAAATTGGGTAGTGACAGGGTCTGATGACATGCAGATAAGGGTGTTCAACTACAACACCCTGGAGAGAATACACTCTTTTGAAGCCCATTCAGACTATGTTCGATGTATTGCTATTCACCCCACACAACCTTACATTTTGACTTGCAGTG atgatttattgataaaattatggAACTGGGACCGAAACTGGGCTTGCCAGCAAGTATTTGAAGGGCACACTCACTATGTCATGCAAATTGTCATCAACCCCAAAGACAATAACACCTTTGCAAGTGCCAGTCTTGATACTACTGTAAAG GTATGGCAGCTAGGCTCTTCCACGTCAAACTTCACATTAGAAGGGCACGAGAAAGGGGTGAACTGTGTTGACTATTACCATGGAGGGGACAAACCCTACCTCATCAGTGGGGCAGATGACCATCTCGTTAAAATTTGGGACTACCAGAACAAAACGTGTGTGCAGACCCTGGAAG GTCACGCGCACAACGTGTCGGCTGTTTCATTCCACCCGGAGCTGCCGATCTTGCTGACCGGATCCGAGGACGGCACGGTCCGGATATGGCACGCCGGAACTTACAGACTCGAATCTTCGCTTAATTATGGGTTTGAAAGAGTTTGGACCATTTCTTCAATGCACGGTTCGAATAATGTGGCTATTGG ctATGATGAAGGCACCATAATGATCAAAGTTGGTAGGGAAGAGCCAGCTATTTCAATGGATGTCAATGGAGGCAAAATAATCTGGGCAAAACATTCCGAAATGCAACAAGTTAATTTGAAAGCTTTACCCGAAG GTACTGAAATGAGAGATGGTGAACGGGTTCCAGTAGTTGCCAAAGACATGGGCTCCTGTGAAATTTATCCTCAAACCATTGCACATAACCCCAACGGCAGATTCGTCGTCGTGTGTGGTGATGGAGAATACATCATTTACACGGCCATGGCCCTCAGAAACAAGGCCTTCGGCACCGCCCAGGAGTTCGTGTGGGCGTTCGACAGCTCGGAATATGCGACGCTAGAGAACTCTAGCACAATCAAAGTATTTAAGAACtttaaagaaagaaaaagcTTCAAGCCTGAGTATGGAGCTGAGG GAATATTTGGCGGGTACATGCTAGGAGTGAAGTCGATCAGCGGAATGGCATTCTCATTTTATGACTGGGAGCACCTGGAGTTGATAAGACG CATCGAGATCCAGCCGCGGCATGTGTACTGGTCGGAGAGCGGGTCGCTGGTGTGCCTGGCCACGGACGAGACGTACTACGTGCTGCGGCTGAACGCGGCCGTGGTCTCGCGCGCGCGCGCCTCCAACACCGGCATCACTGACGACGGGATCGAGGACGCTTTCGAG GTGGTTGGTGACGTGAACGAGATAGTGAAGACAGGGCTGTGGGTGGGCGATTGTTTCATCTACACCAACTCGCTAAACAGACTGAACTACTACGTCGGCGGCGAGATCGTTACGATATCGCATCTCGACCACACCATGTACATCCTCGGATACGTCGCCAAGGAGAACAG GCTGTACTTAAACGACAAGGAGCTGAACGTGGTGTCGTACTCGCTGCTGCTGTCGGTGCTGGAGTATCAGACGGCGGTGATGCGCGGCGACTTCGAGACGGCCGACCGCGTGCTGCCCACCGTGCCGCACGAACACCGCACCAGGGTCGCGCACTTCCTAGAGAAAcag GGCTTCAAGCAGCAGGCGCTCGCGGTGTCGACGGAGCCGGAGCACCAGTTCGAGCTGGCGCTCTCGCTCGGCGAGCTGGGGCGCGCGCGCGCGCTGGCCGAGGAGGCGGCGGCGGCCGAGGGCGTGCCGTCCCGCACCGCGGCCGCGCGCTGGGCGCGcctcggcgccgccgccgccgcgcacgCCGACCAGGACCTAACTAAGACCTGCTACCGGAAGGCACAGGATTATAGTGCGCTGTTGCTCTTCGCCGTCAGTACTG CCGACGAAGCACTGCTGGAGGAGGTGGCGACACTGTCGGCGGCGAGCGGCGACGACAACATCGCGTTCGCCGCCAACTTCACGCTGAACCGCCTCGACGCCTGCCTGCAGCTGCTCATCGCCCGCCGACGCCTGCCCGAGGCCGCCTTCTTCGCCAG ATCATACATTCCTTCAAAGATGGTCGAGGTGGTGAAACTGTGGCGCGAGTCCGTCGGCGCCAACAACAAACGATCCGGACAGTCACTCGCTGATCCCGAGAACTACGAAAACTTGTTTCCTGAATTTGCG gaaTCATTAGAACTGGAGAGGTTTCAAAACGAGTTTGGCTTCGAGGACAGTTCACAGCTAGCGAAGTACCCGTCGAACTGGAAGCAATGCAACATCGACCGCGACCTCGGCTCGGAGAAGGCGGCAGCGGAGCAGGCCGGCCGGTGGAAGCGGCCCGAGCGCGCCGCCGCTACGCCGGCCGACGACGACAAGCTGGCCAAGGCCGCGCACGGACCCAGCAGCGACAG TATTGTTACCAAACCGACGGACAGTTCGTCCAATCACAAGGACCCCCTCGACATAATGGACGAGATCGATAAGGAGATCGACGGCATCGCGCTAGAGGACGACGAGGCTCTG gagtTGTCGTCAGATGAGTCCAGCTTCCTCCGGTTCGATTCCTCCGATTAA
- the LOC134660825 gene encoding Y+L amino acid transporter 2: MSEERVKMRKQLGLLEGVAIILGIIFGSGIFISPKEVLENTGSVWGALSVWAACGLLATLGALCYAELGTTLVQSGGDYHYINEAYGSLPAFLYLWDANLVFVPSTNAIMALTFANNLLEPIFPNCPIEPLSQKLIAAVTICFLTFINAYDVRFTTRLQNVFMFTKISALFIIIIGGILWLCQGRVENFEDGWAGTKTSVSDWSVAFYSGIFSYSGWSYLNFMTEELRDPFVNLPRAIYISLPLVTAIYLLANVAYLAVLGPTGVRATEAIAVDFSVAALGWVRYAMPSLVAIAILGGLTVHIMTSSRMCFAGARNGHMPELLAHINVKCMSPLPSLIFLMIISLIMLIPSNLTSLITYCTIVESFFTTLSCSAVLWLRYKKPDLPRPIKVPTWMPVVFVSLCAVLLVVPVRAEPVAVLAGALMTLAGVPVYYAFVRRRPQWLVPIATKFTHGCQKLFLSAVEDKEE, encoded by the exons ATGAGTGAAGAAAGGGTTAAGATGCGGAAACAGCTAGGGCTGTTGGAGGGGGTAGCTATAATCTTGGGCATTATATTTGGGAGTGGAATATTTATATCCCCTAAGGAGGTTCTGGAAAACACAGGCTCAGTGTGGGGGGCCCTGTCAGTGTGGGCTGCTTGTGGATTGTTGGCTACTCTGGGTGCTTTGTGCTATGCAGAATTAG GTACTACTTTGGTTCAAAGTGGAGGTGATTACCACTACATCAATGAAGCTTATGGATCACTGCCAGCATTTCTTTACCTATGGGATGCTAATTTGGTATTTGT ACCAAGCACAAATGCTATTATGGCATTGACTTTTGCTAACAACTTATTGGAGCCCATATTTCCAAATTGTCCAATTGAACCATTAAGCCAGAAATTAATTGCAGCAGTTACTATTT GTTTCCTTACATTTATAAATGCATATGATGTTCGGTTTACTACTAGACTACAAAATGTCTTCAtgttcacaaaaatatctgcattgtttattataattattggcGGTATTCTGTGGTTGTGCCAAG GAAGGGTCGAGAATTTTGAAGATGGTTGGGCGGGAACTAAAACGTCAGTCAGTGACTGGTCTGTTGCTTTCTACTCAGGCATATTTTCGTATTCTGGATG GAGTTACTTGAATTTCATGACGGAGGAACTGAGGGATCCGTTCGTGAACTTACCGCGTGCTATTTACATATCTCTACCGCTCGTGACCGCCATTTATTTGCTGGCAAACGTCGCCTATCTGGCCGTGTTGGGACCTACCGGAGTTAGGGCTACTGAAGCCATTGCTGTC GATTTCTCCGTAGCCGCTTTGGGCTGGGTGCGGTACGCCATGCCCTCACTCGTCGCGATAGCTATCCTGGGCGGGCTGACAGTGCACATCATGACGTCATCGCGGATGTGCTTTGCCGGCGCCAGGAACGGCCACATGCCCGAGCTGCTAGCACATATTAACGTCAAATGCATGTCTCCGTTGCCATCGCTCATTTTTTTG atGATTATTTCATTAATAATGCTAATTCCTAGcaatttgacatcgctgattacGTACTGCACCATAGTGGAATCCTTTTTCACCACCCTCAGTTGCAGTGCCGTGTTGTGGCTGCGATATAAGAAACCTGACTTGCCCAGACCTATCaag GTGCCTACATGGATGCCGGTGGTGTTCGTATCGCTGTGCGCGGTGCTGCTGGTGGTGCCCGTGCGCGCCGAGCCGGTGGCCGTGCTGGCGGGCGCGCTCATGACGCTGGCCGGCGTGCCCGTCTACTACGCCTTCGTGCGCCGTCGCCCCCAGTGGCTTGTTCCGATAGCCA CCAAATTCACACACGGATGCCAAAAGCTGTTCCTATCCGCCGTAGAAGACAAAGAAGAATGA
- the LOC134661138 gene encoding coatomer subunit beta' isoform X2: MPLRLDIKRKLTARSDRVKCVDQHPTEPWLLCSLYNGDVNIWNYETQLQIKRFEVCMELRVRAAKFVPRKNWVVTGSDDMQIRVFNYNTLERIHSFEAHSDYVRCIAIHPTQPYILTCSDDLLIKLWNWDRNWACQQVFEGHTHYVMQIVINPKDNNTFASASLDTTVKVWQLGSSTSNFTLEGHEKGVNCVDYYHGGDKPYLISGADDHLVKIWDYQNKTCVQTLEGHAHNVSAVSFHPELPILLTGSEDGTVRIWHAGTYRLESSLNYGFERVWTISSMHGSNNVAIGYDEGTIMIKVGREEPAISMDVNGGKIIWAKHSEMQQVNLKALPEGTEMRDGERVPVVAKDMGSCEIYPQTIAHNPNGRFVVVCGDGEYIIYTAMALRNKAFGTAQEFVWAFDSSEYATLENSSTIKVFKNFKERKSFKPEYGAEGIFGGYMLGVKSISGMAFSFYDWEHLELIRRIEIQPRHVYWSESGSLVCLATDETYYVLRLNAAVVSRARASNTGITDDGIEDAFEVVGDVNEIVKTGLWVGDCFIYTNSLNRLNYYVGGEIVTISHLDHTMYILGYVAKENRLYLNDKELNVVSYSLLLSVLEYQTAVMRGDFETADRVLPTVPHEHRTRVAHFLEKQGFKQQALAVSTEPEHQFELALSLGELGRARALAEEAAAAEGVPSRTAAARWARLGAAAAAHADQDLTKTCYRKAQDYSALLLFAVSTADEALLEEVATLSAASGDDNIAFAANFTLNRLDACLQLLIARRRLPEAAFFARSYIPSKMVEVVKLWRESVGANNKRSGQSLADPENYENLFPEFAESLELERFQNEFGFEDSSQLAKYPSNWKQCNIDRDLGSEKAAAEQAGRWKRPERAAATPADDDKLAKAAHGPSSDSIVTKPTDSSSNHKDPLDIMDEIDKEIDGIALEDDEALELSSDESSFLRFDSSD, from the exons atg CCGTTGAGACTGGATATCAAAAGGAAGTTGACGGCGAGGTCGGACCGCGTCAAGTGCGTGGACCAGCACCCCACGGAGCCCTGGCTGTTGTGCTCGCTCTACAATGGTGACGTGAACATATGGAACTATGAGACTCAGCTGCAGATCAAGAGATTCGAG GTATGCATGGAATTACGTGTGCGCGCGGCCAAATTTGTACCCAGAAAAAATTGGGTAGTGACAGGGTCTGATGACATGCAGATAAGGGTGTTCAACTACAACACCCTGGAGAGAATACACTCTTTTGAAGCCCATTCAGACTATGTTCGATGTATTGCTATTCACCCCACACAACCTTACATTTTGACTTGCAGTG atgatttattgataaaattatggAACTGGGACCGAAACTGGGCTTGCCAGCAAGTATTTGAAGGGCACACTCACTATGTCATGCAAATTGTCATCAACCCCAAAGACAATAACACCTTTGCAAGTGCCAGTCTTGATACTACTGTAAAG GTATGGCAGCTAGGCTCTTCCACGTCAAACTTCACATTAGAAGGGCACGAGAAAGGGGTGAACTGTGTTGACTATTACCATGGAGGGGACAAACCCTACCTCATCAGTGGGGCAGATGACCATCTCGTTAAAATTTGGGACTACCAGAACAAAACGTGTGTGCAGACCCTGGAAG GTCACGCGCACAACGTGTCGGCTGTTTCATTCCACCCGGAGCTGCCGATCTTGCTGACCGGATCCGAGGACGGCACGGTCCGGATATGGCACGCCGGAACTTACAGACTCGAATCTTCGCTTAATTATGGGTTTGAAAGAGTTTGGACCATTTCTTCAATGCACGGTTCGAATAATGTGGCTATTGG ctATGATGAAGGCACCATAATGATCAAAGTTGGTAGGGAAGAGCCAGCTATTTCAATGGATGTCAATGGAGGCAAAATAATCTGGGCAAAACATTCCGAAATGCAACAAGTTAATTTGAAAGCTTTACCCGAAG GTACTGAAATGAGAGATGGTGAACGGGTTCCAGTAGTTGCCAAAGACATGGGCTCCTGTGAAATTTATCCTCAAACCATTGCACATAACCCCAACGGCAGATTCGTCGTCGTGTGTGGTGATGGAGAATACATCATTTACACGGCCATGGCCCTCAGAAACAAGGCCTTCGGCACCGCCCAGGAGTTCGTGTGGGCGTTCGACAGCTCGGAATATGCGACGCTAGAGAACTCTAGCACAATCAAAGTATTTAAGAACtttaaagaaagaaaaagcTTCAAGCCTGAGTATGGAGCTGAGG GAATATTTGGCGGGTACATGCTAGGAGTGAAGTCGATCAGCGGAATGGCATTCTCATTTTATGACTGGGAGCACCTGGAGTTGATAAGACG CATCGAGATCCAGCCGCGGCATGTGTACTGGTCGGAGAGCGGGTCGCTGGTGTGCCTGGCCACGGACGAGACGTACTACGTGCTGCGGCTGAACGCGGCCGTGGTCTCGCGCGCGCGCGCCTCCAACACCGGCATCACTGACGACGGGATCGAGGACGCTTTCGAG GTGGTTGGTGACGTGAACGAGATAGTGAAGACAGGGCTGTGGGTGGGCGATTGTTTCATCTACACCAACTCGCTAAACAGACTGAACTACTACGTCGGCGGCGAGATCGTTACGATATCGCATCTCGACCACACCATGTACATCCTCGGATACGTCGCCAAGGAGAACAG GCTGTACTTAAACGACAAGGAGCTGAACGTGGTGTCGTACTCGCTGCTGCTGTCGGTGCTGGAGTATCAGACGGCGGTGATGCGCGGCGACTTCGAGACGGCCGACCGCGTGCTGCCCACCGTGCCGCACGAACACCGCACCAGGGTCGCGCACTTCCTAGAGAAAcag GGCTTCAAGCAGCAGGCGCTCGCGGTGTCGACGGAGCCGGAGCACCAGTTCGAGCTGGCGCTCTCGCTCGGCGAGCTGGGGCGCGCGCGCGCGCTGGCCGAGGAGGCGGCGGCGGCCGAGGGCGTGCCGTCCCGCACCGCGGCCGCGCGCTGGGCGCGcctcggcgccgccgccgccgcgcacgCCGACCAGGACCTAACTAAGACCTGCTACCGGAAGGCACAGGATTATAGTGCGCTGTTGCTCTTCGCCGTCAGTACTG CCGACGAAGCACTGCTGGAGGAGGTGGCGACACTGTCGGCGGCGAGCGGCGACGACAACATCGCGTTCGCCGCCAACTTCACGCTGAACCGCCTCGACGCCTGCCTGCAGCTGCTCATCGCCCGCCGACGCCTGCCCGAGGCCGCCTTCTTCGCCAG ATCATACATTCCTTCAAAGATGGTCGAGGTGGTGAAACTGTGGCGCGAGTCCGTCGGCGCCAACAACAAACGATCCGGACAGTCACTCGCTGATCCCGAGAACTACGAAAACTTGTTTCCTGAATTTGCG gaaTCATTAGAACTGGAGAGGTTTCAAAACGAGTTTGGCTTCGAGGACAGTTCACAGCTAGCGAAGTACCCGTCGAACTGGAAGCAATGCAACATCGACCGCGACCTCGGCTCGGAGAAGGCGGCAGCGGAGCAGGCCGGCCGGTGGAAGCGGCCCGAGCGCGCCGCCGCTACGCCGGCCGACGACGACAAGCTGGCCAAGGCCGCGCACGGACCCAGCAGCGACAG TATTGTTACCAAACCGACGGACAGTTCGTCCAATCACAAGGACCCCCTCGACATAATGGACGAGATCGATAAGGAGATCGACGGCATCGCGCTAGAGGACGACGAGGCTCTG gagtTGTCGTCAGATGAGTCCAGCTTCCTCCGGTTCGATTCCTCCGATTAA